The genomic segment ATTTATTAATCAAACAAtagttaatttgttttctcatcCAGTGTCTAAAAGAGAGGGCGATTCGTCATTGATGCAATTGAAAGATGAATTTAGGACTTACGATTCTCTTCGACGAGAACACGACGCCCAGATTGTGCAGATCGCCACCGAAGCCGGACTAAGGATCGCCCCCGATCAATGGTCGTCGTTACTGTACGGCGATTCGGCCCACAAATCGCACATGCAAAGCATCATAGACAAATTACAGACCCCCCAGTCATTTGGCCAATcagtgcaggaactggtcatCGCCCTGCAGCGTACAGGTGATCCGCACAACCTGTCCAATTTACGACCTAGTCTGGAGCTTCTTGCCGCTCTCGATCCTTGTCCCGATGCCACTCTTCCCAGCTGGGCAGAATGCGACGGGGCTCTGGAAGCGGCCCGGATGACTGTTCGAGGTTTGATTGATTTCGTCTCTTCACACGGCGGAGGCGGCCGATCCAACGGCCGACAGTCTGAGCAAGCCGCCCACGGATCGCATGGCATCAAGTACAAAACCAGTTTGTGTCGCGATCTTCTTCGTGGTGGCTGCCCCCGTGGATCCAATTGCACTTTCGCCCACTCGGAAGAAGAGCTGGACCGGTATCGATCCCGTCACCGAAAGAATTCCGGCAAACTGAGAAACGGAACTGGCGAAGGAGGAAGTTTAGGGTCTCAAGAAAATTTGGTGGTGGGTGTAGACGCCGGCGGAATCGCCATGATCACCGAAACGGACCCAACCAGCTTTTACTACAATCCAGCACCTGCGGACGGCACAGCCCCCATGATGAGCCGTGGTCGTCCCAACTACGCCGGCCCGCCTTACACTGCCGCACACGTCCCATTTCGTTCGCGCGGACATTATGGAGCTAGTGCCTATCCGACTCCGCCGCCACCAACCTACGGTGCTGGACCGCATCTCTACGGAGCGCCTTCGATTCCGCCTCAACCCGAGTACGGAATGCAGGCACCAATGGCTGACTATCCAAGTCGGCCCATCGAAACTGCTCGCTTGATTCCCTCTCTGGCCAGTCAAAGTTTGGGCGTTTTGCAGAGTCGAAAGCAAGAAATTTTAGATCAACTTGAGAAAATTGGCACTgccaccaacagcagcagtagtcAAAATTATTCCATCTGGAATGGAcgggcggcggcagcagcagccgctgctgctgcagctggaACTACTTCAGGTTATGGCCGGGCGGATGGGTTGTTTGACGATGATTTCATCCCGTTTGGCGCACCCCTTTGCAGCAAGTACGGCCCTATATCACGTCTTTCGAGGATCATCCCTCGGCAATCCAATCCCATCCAGGCGACTTCTGCATTTGGCCATTCGCTCATTTCGACCCCGATGAAGCGAACGCCGTTAAGTTCCACTGGACGCGACTTGGATGACTGGACCGAAGGCCAAGATGAAGACGACGCTGATGGTGGGCAAGAACCTAACGGTGACTCCGCACCGCCAGCTGCTGAACCGGTTCGCGATTTCTACGTGGAGTCGGAACGGATGAAATACGAGCTGGAATTAATCAAGCAGCAAATTGACGAACTGAAAATGGCTACCCGTGAAGCTTCTATAGGTTGTATGACGGAAGGTCGCCAGCGTTTATCGCGTGAGCTCCATTTGATCGAAGAAAACATCCGCGAGA from the Daphnia pulex isolate KAP4 chromosome 1, ASM2113471v1 genome contains:
- the LOC124190012 gene encoding roquin-1-like; translation: MPIQAPQWTEFLSCPICRHEFDRVQRQPISLACGHTLCKTCLSKLHRRQCPFDQSSVSIEAEDLPVNTALLQLISPSGIHHNGDHNEENHHDDQDQSMEEEVQSSTTLLSSLDKDQWQLYRSSRRCVEELALFLKISGGVPLLSRPMQRKLVTLITCQLAESEGRARAVRAARSLGERTVTELILQHQNPQQLSANLWAAVRARGCQFLGPAMQEEVLRLVLLALEDGSALSRKVLVMFVVQRLEPHFPQASKTSIGHVVQLLYRASCFKVSKREGDSSLMQLKDEFRTYDSLRREHDAQIVQIATEAGLRIAPDQWSSLLYGDSAHKSHMQSIIDKLQTPQSFGQSVQELVIALQRTGDPHNLSNLRPSLELLAALDPCPDATLPSWAECDGALEAARMTVRGLIDFVSSHGGGGRSNGRQSEQAAHGSHGIKYKTSLCRDLLRGGCPRGSNCTFAHSEEELDRYRSRHRKNSGKLRNGTGEGGSLGSQENLVVGVDAGGIAMITETDPTSFYYNPAPADGTAPMMSRGRPNYAGPPYTAAHVPFRSRGHYGASAYPTPPPPTYGAGPHLYGAPSIPPQPEYGMQAPMADYPSRPIETARLIPSLASQSLGVLQSRKQEILDQLEKIGTATNSSSSQNYSIWNGRAAAAAAAAAAAGTTSGYGRADGLFDDDFIPFGAPLCSKYGPISRLSRIIPRQSNPIQATSAFGHSLISTPMKRTPLSSTGRDLDDWTEGQDEDDADGGQEPNGDSAPPAAEPVRDFYVESERMKYELELIKQQIDELKMATREASIGCMTEGRQRLSRELHLIEENIREKERQLRLTQRKRRNVATPVHGKAPIDWDVKFFNGFNDPLVGTVTTTGDDEDTGIANGMRELELRLQHDLEEQE